One Nocardia huaxiensis genomic window, CGTCGACCTCACGATCGGCGTATCCGCCGCGCGGGAAGACACCGTGCAGCGACTGCACCGCCATATGCGGCACCGTCCGCTCGGCGGCGATCACAGCCTGCGCGAGCGTCTGACTCCCCAGCGTGGTGGGCAGGGTCGAGGTCACATTCCGCGCCCGGAATCGCCCCGGTCCGACCTCGTCGAGATCCAGTACCGAGAGCAGATCGGCCAGGTCGACGACCGGCCACAGATGCGTTCCACCAGCCACGGCGACATGCTCGCACACACAACCGATTCCGGAGAAACCGGCGAGCGGTGAGTGGGATGCGCCCGGCGTGGTGAACCGGTCAGCCGGTGATTTCCCACTCGTAGACGGTGAGCTCCGATGCACCCGTGGTGTGAATGGGATCGGTCTCGACCAAAGCCTGTGCGGCGGCGAGAGATTCGGCCAGCAGCACGTATGCGCCACCGGTACCGTCGGTGAATTTGCCCGTCTCCACGAGGTTTCCCTCGGCGCGGACGGCGTCGAGCCACTGCTTGTGGGGCTCGATCACGCTGGAGTCGAAGCGCGGGGTGCGCATGGCCATGACCAGATATTTGCGCACCCTGCGCTACTCCTCGGAATTACTCGGCGTCGGCGGGGGTGGACCGGGTCGCGGCCGCGGCGGCACGCACCTGCGGAGCCACCTCGACCACGCGGCCGAGCACACCGTTGATGAAGGACGGAGAGTCGTCGGTGGACAGCGCCTTGGCCAGCTCCACCGCCTCGTCGACCGCCACCACGGGCGGAACATCGTTGGCGTGGAACAACTCCCACACCGCCACCCGCAGAATGGCGCGGTCCACGGCGGGCAGCCGGGACAGCGTCCAATCCTGCAGATAGGACTCGATGGTGCCGTCCACCCGATCCAGGTCGTCGGCGACGCCTTCGACCAGGACACGGGTGTAGGGGTTCACCGGGGCCACCGACTCGTCACGCACGGAGAGCGAGACGCGTTCGGCGAGGAGTTCCGCGGGGTCGATATCGCGGGCCTCGGCCTCGAAGAGCAGGTCCACGGCGCGGCGGCGAGCCTTGTGCCGGGCACCCAGCTTCTTGTAGGACGACTTCTTGTCGGGCTGATCGGCCACGGTCACCATTATCCGTCGCGTCAGGAGTTGACGCGGCTGATGTAGCTGCCGTCGCGGGTGTCGATGCGCAGCTTGTCACCCTGGTTGATGAACAGCGGCACCTGCACCTCGGCGCCGGTCTCCACGGTGGCGGGCTTGGTGCCGGCCGAGGAGCGGTCGCCCTGCAGGCCCGGCTCGGTGTGGGTGACGATGACGTCGATGGCGACGGGCAGCTCGACGAACAGCGCCTCACCCTCGTGCATGGCGATCTGCACGGCCATGTTCTCCAGCAGGAAGCCGGCATTGCGGCCCAGCAGCTGCTCGCCCAGGTGCACCTGGTCGTAGGTCTCGCCGTCCATGAAGATGTAGTCCTCACCGTCGTGGTAGAGGTAGGTCATGTCGCGGCGATCGACGGTGGCGGTCTCGACCTTCACACCGGCGTTGAAGGTCTTGTCGACGACCTTGCCCGAGACCACGTTCTTCAGCTTGGTGCGCACGAAGGCGGGACCCTTACCCGGCTTCACGTGCTGGAACTCGACGATCTGCTGCAGCTGATTGTCGATCTTCAGCACGAGGCCGTTCTTGAAGTCGCTGGTGTCCGCCACTGTCCTCGGATCTCCTACTAGTCGGTAAAACGCCGTCAGTCGACGACGATCAGGTCTTTGCTGGTGCGGGTGAGCAGTTCCGGGCCCCCCTTGCGAACCACGAGCGTGTCCTCGATCCGGACACCGCCGCGGCCGGGGAGGTACACACCTGGCTCGACGGTCACCGCCACGCCATCCAGCAGTGTACCTGTGCCCGTTTTGGCGATTCCGGGCGCTTCATGGATCTGCAGGCCCACGCCGTGTCCGAGACCGTGCACGAAGTACTCGCCGTAGCCCGCCGCCTCGATGACCTTGCGGGACGCGGCGTCGACGGCCTTGGTGGCGATGCCGGGGGCGAGGGCTTCCCGGCCCGCCTGCTGTGAGGCGTGGACCAGGTCGTAGATCTCGCGCTGCCAGTCCGCGACCTGGCCGAGGACGAAGGTGCGGGTCATGTCGGAGTGGTAGCCGTCGACCGTCGCACCGAAGTCGAGCTTCACGAAATCACCGGTGGCCAGCACCGATTCGGTCGGGCGATGGTGCGGGACAGCCGAATTCGGGCCGGCGGCCACGATCGTCTCGAAGGAGATCGCGTCCGCACCGTGGTCGAACATGAGCCATTCCAGTTCGCGCGCCACCTGGCGTTCGGTGCGGCCGGGACGGATGCCGCCGCGTTCCAGCAGGGTGGCGAGGGCGGCGTCGGCGGCCTCGCAGGCGGCGCGCAGGCGGCCGACTTCGTAGGCGTCCTTGACCATGCGCAGCTGCTCCACCAGGCCCGCGATCGGCACCAGATCCAAGCCGGTGTTCAGCGCCTGAAAGCCGTGCTGCTGGTCGACGGTGACGATGTGGCTCTCGAAACCGACACGGCCGGTTTGCCATTCGCCGGCGATCTCGATGACACGCCGCGCGCTGGCGCGATTGATCTCCGCGCGCAGATCGGGCACCTGCTCGCCCACCTGGGTGATGTAGCGGCCGTCGGTGCAGATGACGGTGCGGTCCTCGCTGCTGTCCCAGGCGTAGACCAGCAGCGCGGCATTGGATCCGGTGAATCCGGTGAGATAGCGGATATTGATCAGATCCGTCACCAGCAGTGCGTCGACGCGGTTTTCGACCAGCAGGTCGCGCAGCGATGCCCGGCGGAGTGCGTAATTCGGCCGCGAGCCTGGATCGTGATCAGCAGACATGCGTCCAAGCTACCGCCGACACGCCGCGAAGCCGACGGCAACACGGGAATGCGCGGGTCACTGGAACCCTGCTTGTTCACATGCCAAGTGGTTCTCCACATTTCGTGAACGCACGGCCCACGAGAGCGTTCGGCGCGCGATGCTCGACACATGGAAATCATCGCCCTGCTCGCCTTCACCGTCTGGTGCATGGCGCTCAGCGGGATCGACGTGCGCGACCGCCGGCTTCCGAACGCACTCACCCTCCCCGGTGCGGCCGCGATCCTGGGCTACGGATTTCTAGGGGGCAGGTGGTCGACGGCGGTGCTCGGCGCGCTGTTGCTGGCCGTTCCTTATCTACTCGTGCACCTGCTGGCACCGGACGCCCTCGGCGCCGGAGATGTGAAGCTCGCCCTCGGGCTCGGGGCCGCCACCGCGCTCGGCGGGGCGCAGACCTGGGTGTGGGCAGCCATGGCCGCGCCGGCCCTCACCGCCTGCGCGGGCGTGGCACTGCGCGTGCTGAACCGGCAGCACCGTGCATCCGGTACCTCCCTGCCGAGTGTGGCGTTGGTGACGTCGGCCGATCCGGATCGACGGTCCGGCACCCGGCCGCCGCCCCGCTCACCGTCGTCGATTCGGGCGGTGCGACCTTGGGATTCACCACTGTCGCGGCTACCGGAAACGGCTGTCCCGCATGGTCCGGCCATGTGTGCGGCGAGCCTGGTCGCGCTCGTCGTGGGCCCGTGACACCCGGGTCTGCCGGACCATGTGTCCGATCGAGCCAAATGACATGGAAGGATGTAACCCGTGTTGCGCTGGATAACTGCCGGAGAATCCCATGGCCCTGCTCTCGTCACGATCGTCGAGGGGATGGTGGCCGGTGTCGAGGTGACGTCCTCCGATATCGCCGAGCAGTTGGCGCGGCGTCGGCTCGGGTACGGACGCGGCGCGCGCATGAAGTTCGAAGCCGATGTGGTGACCATGATCGGCGGTGTGCGCCACGGCCGCACCATGGGTGGTCCGGTGGCTATCGAGGTCGCCAACTCGGAGTGGCCGAAGTGGACCCAGGTCATGTCGGCGGATCCGGTGGATCAGTCCGAACTGGCCGAGATGGCCCGCAATGCGCCGCTCACCCGGCCCCGCCCCGGCCATGCCGATTACTCGGGCATGCTCAAGTACGGCTTCGACGATGCCCGGAATGTGCTGGAGCGCGCCAGCGCTCGCGAAACCGCGGCGCGTGTGGCCGCGGGCACCGTGGCCAAGAACTTCCTGCGCCAGGCCCTCGGCGCCGAGGTGATCTCGCATGTGGTGTCCATCGGCACCGCGGCCAACACCACCGGTGTGGTGCCGACCGCCGCCGATCTGGCCGCCATCGACGAGAGCCAGGTGCGTTGCTTCGACAAGGCCGCCGAGGCCGCCATGATCGCCGAGATCGAGGCCGCCAAGAAGGACGGCGACACCCTGGGCGGTGTGGTCGAGGTGGTCATCGAGGGGCTGCCGGTCGGGCTGGGCTCGTTCACCAGCGGTGAGGCGCGCCTGGATTCGCGACTAGCGGCCGCGCTCATGGGCATTCAGGCCATCAAGGGTGTCGAGGTGGGCGATGGTTTCGAGACCGCGCGCCGCCGCGGCAGCCAGGCCCACGACGAGATGAAGCCGGGCCCGGATGGCGTGCTGCGCTCGACCAACCGCGCGGGCGGTCTCGAAGGCGGCATGACCAATGGCGAGGCGCTGCGCGTGCGCGCGGCCATGAAGCCGATCTCCACCGTGCCGCGGGCGCTGTCCACGGTCGACATGTCGACCGGCGGCGAGGCCGTGGCCATCCACCAGCGCTCGGATGTGTGCGCGGTGCCGGCGGCCGGTGTGGTGGCCGAGGCCATGGTGGCGCTGGTTGTCGCGCAGGCCGTGCTGGAGAAGTTCGGTGGCGACTCGCTGCCGGAGACGGTGGACAACATCAATGCCTACCTCAAGCGCATCAATGCTCGCCCGCACGTTCCGGGCAACGCACCGCAGTGACCGATGAGACCCATTCGGCAGGCCACTCGGAAGCAGAGGCCACGCCGAATGCGGAGGTGACGACCGAGGACGACCCGCAGCCGCTATCCGTGGTGCTGGTCGGTCCTCCCGGCGCGGGCAAGTCGACCATCGGCCGCAAGCTCGCCCGGGAACTCGGCGTGGATCTCTACGACACCGATGCCGGTATCGAGGAGCAGACCGGCCGAACCATCCCGGAGATCTTCGCCGAGGACGGGGAGCCCGAGTTCCGCCGCATCGAGGAACAGGTCGTGCGGGATGCCGTTCTGGCCGGGCACGGCATCATCTCCCTCGGCGGCGGTTCCGTGCTGTCCGCCGCCACCCGGGAGATCCTGCGCGGCCGCACCGTTGTCTACCTGGAAATCAGTGTGGGCGAAGGACTTCGCCGCACCGGCGCGTCCAGCAACCGTCCTCTCCTCAATGGCGACGACCCCGCCAAGAAGTACCGCGAGCTGATGAAGATCCGCCGCCCGCTCTACCGCGAGGTGGCGTCGGTCCGCGTCCGCACCGACGGCCGCTCCCCCGGTCGCGTGGTCCGCATGATCCTGACCAAGCTCGGCCTGGAATCGACTCTGCCCCAGGAACTTCCGGCCGCCGAGCCGGTGTCCGCCGCAGCTCCCGAGGCTGCGGGCAAGTCCCGCTCCCGCCGCCGACGCCGGCGCGGCCGAGGACGCGGCGAGACCGCCACCACCGCGACAACCACGGCCCCCGAGAACGATTCGGCAGCCGGCGCGGAAACCACCGGCGCGGCGACCGAGGACTCGGACGCCTCGCCGAAACGCCGACGCAGCAGGCGATCTCGCCGCCGCGGCCGCGGGACCGAGCCGAACGGCACCCACCCCGCCG contains:
- the efp gene encoding elongation factor P, which gives rise to MADTSDFKNGLVLKIDNQLQQIVEFQHVKPGKGPAFVRTKLKNVVSGKVVDKTFNAGVKVETATVDRRDMTYLYHDGEDYIFMDGETYDQVHLGEQLLGRNAGFLLENMAVQIAMHEGEALFVELPVAIDVIVTHTEPGLQGDRSSAGTKPATVETGAEVQVPLFINQGDKLRIDTRDGSYISRVNS
- a CDS encoding M24 family metallopeptidase; amino-acid sequence: MSADHDPGSRPNYALRRASLRDLLVENRVDALLVTDLINIRYLTGFTGSNAALLVYAWDSSEDRTVICTDGRYITQVGEQVPDLRAEINRASARRVIEIAGEWQTGRVGFESHIVTVDQQHGFQALNTGLDLVPIAGLVEQLRMVKDAYEVGRLRAACEAADAALATLLERGGIRPGRTERQVARELEWLMFDHGADAISFETIVAAGPNSAVPHHRPTESVLATGDFVKLDFGATVDGYHSDMTRTFVLGQVADWQREIYDLVHASQQAGREALAPGIATKAVDAASRKVIEAAGYGEYFVHGLGHGVGLQIHEAPGIAKTGTGTLLDGVAVTVEPGVYLPGRGGVRIEDTLVVRKGGPELLTRTSKDLIVVD
- a CDS encoding YciI family protein, translating into MRKYLVMAMRTPRFDSSVIEPHKQWLDAVRAEGNLVETGKFTDGTGGAYVLLAESLAAAQALVETDPIHTTGASELTVYEWEITG
- the nusB gene encoding transcription antitermination factor NusB, with product MADQPDKKSSYKKLGARHKARRRAVDLLFEAEARDIDPAELLAERVSLSVRDESVAPVNPYTRVLVEGVADDLDRVDGTIESYLQDWTLSRLPAVDRAILRVAVWELFHANDVPPVVAVDEAVELAKALSTDDSPSFINGVLGRVVEVAPQVRAAAAATRSTPADAE
- a CDS encoding A24 family peptidase translates to MEIIALLAFTVWCMALSGIDVRDRRLPNALTLPGAAAILGYGFLGGRWSTAVLGALLLAVPYLLVHLLAPDALGAGDVKLALGLGAATALGGAQTWVWAAMAAPALTACAGVALRVLNRQHRASGTSLPSVALVTSADPDRRSGTRPPPRSPSSIRAVRPWDSPLSRLPETAVPHGPAMCAASLVALVVGP
- the aroC gene encoding chorismate synthase produces the protein MLRWITAGESHGPALVTIVEGMVAGVEVTSSDIAEQLARRRLGYGRGARMKFEADVVTMIGGVRHGRTMGGPVAIEVANSEWPKWTQVMSADPVDQSELAEMARNAPLTRPRPGHADYSGMLKYGFDDARNVLERASARETAARVAAGTVAKNFLRQALGAEVISHVVSIGTAANTTGVVPTAADLAAIDESQVRCFDKAAEAAMIAEIEAAKKDGDTLGGVVEVVIEGLPVGLGSFTSGEARLDSRLAAALMGIQAIKGVEVGDGFETARRRGSQAHDEMKPGPDGVLRSTNRAGGLEGGMTNGEALRVRAAMKPISTVPRALSTVDMSTGGEAVAIHQRSDVCAVPAAGVVAEAMVALVVAQAVLEKFGGDSLPETVDNINAYLKRINARPHVPGNAPQ